Proteins from a single region of Vicia villosa cultivar HV-30 ecotype Madison, WI unplaced genomic scaffold, Vvil1.0 ctg.002649F_1_1, whole genome shotgun sequence:
- the LOC131639469 gene encoding uncharacterized protein LOC131639469: protein MITKGRADFFLIQETKLKHFDESMVRSLWGEDGMDFSFSDSEGLSGGLLTIWRTETVRVVASFSGQGWRVDYRGDFNAVKKRSERCGLSSRSCNVEWREFSDFIDETGLVDVPSKGKRFSWFSGDGKSKSRIDRFLISNNIILSWGVVGQWIGMRDVSDHCPVWLMVDKEDWGPKPFKFNNEWFKDKTFLDFVKKEWEGFTVHGRGDFVLKEKLRLLKERLKWWEKMFLEG, encoded by the exons ATGATTACAAAAGGAAGGGCTGATTTCTTtcttattcaagaaacaaaattgaaacattTTGATGAATCGATGGTTAGAAGCTTATGGGGGGAGGATGGTAtggatttttctttttctgaCTCGGAAGGATTATCGGGTGGTTTACTGACCATTTGGAGAACCGAAACGGTAAGAGTTGTGGCTAGTTTTTCAGGACAGGG ATGGAGAGTGGATTATAGGGGGGATTTCAACGCGGTAAAAAAGAGGAGCGAGAGATGTGGTTTGAGTTCGAGGAGTTGCAATGTAGAATGGAGGGAATTTTCGGACTTCATTGATGAAACCGGTCTTGTTGATGTACCTTCCAAAGGAAAGAGGTTCTCTTGGTTTAGTGGGGATGGAAAATCGAAGAGCAGAATTGATAGGTTTCTTATCTCCAATAACATTATCTTGTCTTGGGGAGTGGTTGGTCAATGGATAGGCATGCGAGATGTTTCCGATCATTGCCCGGTTTGGTTGATGGTAGACAAAGAGGATTGGGGTCCAAAGCCGTTCAAGTTCAATAACGAATGGTTCAAAGACAAGACTTTCTTAGACTTTGTTAAGAAGGAATGGGAGGGATTTACCGTTCATGGGAGGGGAGATTTTGTTTTAAAGGAGAAACTTCGCCTTCTTAAAGAGAGATTGAAGTGGTGGGAAAAAATGTTTTTGGAAGGATAG